One window of Mastacembelus armatus chromosome 20, fMasArm1.2, whole genome shotgun sequence genomic DNA carries:
- the prlh2 gene encoding prolactin releasing hormone 2 yields the protein MLPGRAADVRHCVLTSRWLPAALALLLLLSSRFISAHSTTVEHDFHIVHNVDNRSPEIDPFWYVGRGVRPIGRFGKRHSSVEALGSGGMQPVVRMLELLLNNLRNKENLGKVLDGEDGDWLP from the exons ATGCTGCCTGGGAGAGCGGCTGATGTCCGGCACTGCGTCCTGACAAGTCGCTGGCTGCCCGCAGCCTTGGcgctcctgctcctcctctcatcCAGATTCATCAGCGCTCACAGCACAACGGTGGAGCACGACTTTCATATTGTTCACAATGTGGACAACAGAA GTCCAGAGATAGACCCATTCTGGTATGTGGGGCGTGGGGTGAGACCCATCGGCCGTTTTGGGAAGAGGCACAGCAGTGTGGAGGCTCTGGGCAGTGGGGGGATGCAGCCTGTTGTCAGGATGTTGGAGCTCCTCCTCAACAACCTCAGAAACAAGGAGAACCTCGGGAAAGTGCTGGATGGGGAGGACGGGGATTGGTTACCATGA